CAAGAATAACGTTCCCTTTGGGGCAAAAATTGAGGTAGAAACGTGGGAAGGAAATCAACCTTTTGCCGCAGATACTAGCGGTCCGGCTGCCCGGGCCTTGGCTGCTGCGCTGGCTAAAGCCTACGGCCAGGAGCACTGCGCAGAAATGGGTTCAGGTGGATCCATTCCGCTGACCAGCGCCCTGCAATCGGCCTACCCTGAAGCAGAGATTGCACTATTCGGGGTCGAAGAACCGCAATGCTCTATCCACTCCCCCAACGAATCAGTAGATCCCACGGAGATTGAACGGATAGCTGCAGCCGAAGCTGACTTTTTGCTGCACTACCGGGGAGAATAGGAAGGATTTGCACCACATCCTCCACTGATTTAGAGTGTGTCGCATGGCACAATTTGCGGTACATCTTCGTCGAGTAGCCAAGGCTACGTACCCCGGTGCGGGATAGGGACTGACCCCCGCACGCGGGGAAGTAGTCGTTAATCACCCAGCCTTTCGACGGAGTCGGTCCACCACATTTTCCGCTCTCACTCCTAAAGGACCGACGCCATGCTTACTACCACATCTATTGATCCACTTCAGCGCCGTTTTGGTGGGGATATTCACTTGCCTCTCGGATTTAAAGAAGAGGCGAGGGAAATGGATTGGGAATTATTCACCACAATTTATTCACCAACTCCTAGTGTGAGGATCACTCAACTTCAGCAGTGGGGAGAAAACTTCCACGCGGAGTTGATTTGCAGCTCAAAGACTCATCCCACTCGACATCTCCACCGCGAAGTTCGGGCCCATGGTCCGATATCTGCCTGTACTCAATTTCTTGGGGACCTGGGTAGATACGTTGAAATCCAGAGTTTTCATCAGCGAGAAATCTTCTCTGCGACAGTGACCATGCTGAAAGTCCGGCACCAATATTTGCGGAAAACTGCGTGGGCTATCGGATTTGGCGCTAACCCCGAAAACTCTATCGCTACCGCCATGAGCTGTGCTGCTGAAAGAATCCACTCCTAAAAAATGGGACATGTACACTAGAACAACGTACGTGTAGCCACACATAGGAATTTTTGGGGAGCAATGAACTCGTGATGATCCTACTAGGCGCACTCGCGCTCGCCGCGATCCTCGCGCCCACGTTGGTCCGCGTGTGTGGCAGACCAGCTTTCGGCCTCTTAGCCCTCGTCCCCGGCAGTGGATTCCTCTGGATCCTCAGCCTCTTTTTCAGCGGAACCTTCACCCAAGGTGGGCACATCACCACACAGATCAGCTGGCTGCCACAATTCCACCTGGATCTTAACTTCCGGCTTGACTCACTAGCCGCCCTCTTTAGCTTGATCATTCTCGGCATAGGCGCTCTCGTGCTGCTGTACTGCTGGGGATATTTTGACTCCAATCCCCTGCGACTGTCCCTCTTCGGAGGGCAGATGGTGGCTTTCGCTACCGCAATGTTTGGCCTAGTGACGTCGAACTCTCTCCTGCTGATGTACATCTTCTGGGAAATCACCTCAGTATTGTCTTTCCTCTTGGTGGGCTATTACGGAGAAAGAGCATCCTCGCGGCGCTCAGCAGGACAAGCTCTGATGATTACCGCCCTGGGCGGGTTGGTCATGCTCGTGGGGATTGTGCTGTTAGGGAGACAAACCGGCATTTGGTTGTTATCAGATATTCCCCTCTATCAGCACTGGGAATTCACTCCCCGGATTGCTGCCGCCGTAGCCTTGATCTTGTGCGGAGCCATTAGCAAATCAGCCATCGCTCCAGCGCACTTCTGGCTTCCCGGCGCTATGGCTGCCCCCACTCCCGTCTCGGCGTACCTTCACTCCGCAGCCATGGTGAAAGCTGGAATCTACCTGGTCGCCCGCCTTGCCCCAGATTTCAACGTGGTTGCTTCCTGGCATGTGGTGTTGATTCCGCTAGGAGTATTCACCATGTTGCTCGGTGGCTGGATGGCGCTCAAACAGCGAGACCTAAAACTCATTCTGGCCTACGGAACAGTATCGCAACTAGGTTTTATCATTTCAGTGATGGCCATTGGCTCAGCTGAAGCAATCCAGGCTGGTCTTGCGTTAACCTTTGCTCACTCACTTTTTAAAGCCACGCTCTTTATGGTGGTGGGGGCCATAGATCATTCCACCGGCACGCGAGATATTACGCAGCTGGCCGGATTAGGCCGCGCGCAGCCACTCTTGAGCACCTGCGCGGCTCTAGCCGCAGCCTCCATGGCCGGCATTCCACTCCTCTTCGGGTTCATTGCCAAGGAAACCGCCCTCGATGCTGTGCTCCATGAAACCCTGCTGACCGGAATGCCGGGGAATCTTATGCTCGTGGGGCTGGTGTTGGGATCTATGTTGACCATGGCGTATTCGCTGTACTTTCTGTACGGCGCTTTTGCTAAAAAAGGCCAGGAGGAGCCCAGCGATGCCGTCAAAAATCTCCATCCCGCTGGCCCACTACTGTGGCTACCTCCGGCAGTACTGACGGTACTGAGCCTAGGGTTTGGCCTCTACCCTAGGCCGCTATCTCTGGGGCTCGACGCCCACCTGGGTAGTGTTTTCCCCCAACAAACCACTCACACCTTGGCGCTGTGGCACGGCTTCAATATTCCGCTTCTGCTATCGGCAGTGATTATTGCTGGGGGTGCGATCATGTTTTGGCAACGAGATTTCCTCAGGCGTTTCCAATTTGAGCTTCCTGGCTTGGGATCTGCAGATTCCGCTTATGATGCCACCTTGGATTTCTTAAGAAACCTATCCCTTAGGATTACTGCCTCCACCCAGCGCGGTTCTTTGACAATCAATCTGGGGATTATTTTCTTAGTTTTGTCTCTGCTTCCGCTTTCGGCTCTTATTCTTGGCCACCGTCCCGAAGTTCGCATGATGCTGTGGGATACCCCCTGGCAGTCCGTGTTGGCCTTAACCATCGTGGTGGTGTCCATCGGGGCTGCAGTGAGCCAAAATCGGTTATCGGGGGTGATCTTGGTGGGGGTCACCGGCTACTGCATGGCTATGATTTTCGCTCTCCACGGCGCGCCTGATCTTGCCTTAACCCAAACCTTGGTGGAAACCATCGTCATGGTGGTATTCATGCTGGTACTACGAAAACTTCCCACTGAAGCTCAATGGCGGGGAGAACCTCGCAGTAACCGGGCTCGGGCGTGGCTGTCAATTCTGGTGGGGGTGTGCGTTACTACTTTGGCGTTGCACGCCATAAGTTCCCGAGTAGAACAACCCATAGCCACAGATATTCCGACCCTGGCTAAGGATATCGGCCACGGCGATAACGCGGTCAACGTTCTCCTCGTAGATATTCGCTCTTGGGATACCTTCGGTGAAATCACCGTCTTGGTGATCGCCGCCATCGGGGTGGCCTCACTGATTTATCGTGGACAATCCTTCGCGCGACCTTCTCGTCGCCCGACCCTCCGCGTAGCGAATCGCAGATGGCTCGCTGGCCAAGTAGGCGGCGAAAAAGTCCGAAACCGGTCCCTTATGGTCGATGTCGCTACCCGGCTTCTCTTCCCCGCCATGATGGTCCTGTCCATCTACTTTTTCTTCGCTGGACACAACGCACCTGGCGGCGGATTTGCTGGCGGCTTAGTTGCCGCCCTCGCGTTTACACTGCGCTATCTTGCCGGGGGGCGAGAAGAACTGGAAGAGGCCCTCCCTATTGACGCCGGGAAACTTCTTGGCAGCGGCCTTATCATTTCCGCCCTGGCCGCTATCTGGCCCATGACGTTGGGCTACCCGCCATTGACCTCGAAGGTGTGGGACGTTGAACTCCCCCTCATTGGGGATCTCCACATAGCCTCCGCACTCCTTTTTGACCTGGGAGTTTACCTCATCGTTATTGGACTTATTTTGCATATTTTGCGCTCCCTCGGCGGGCAGCTAGACCGAGACGAAGAAATGCGTAGGCAACGTGCCAGAGACCGCGCGAAGTCTATGCGCCAGGAAGGAGAGCTAAATCGTGGTCGCTAATCTCTTCTTACTCATAGCTGCAGGCGCGATGTTTTCCGCCGGAGTGTACCTGATATTGGACCGGGCCATGACCAAAATGATGCTTGGTCTTCTCCTCATGGGCAATGGCGCGAACCTCCTTATTTTGCAAGCAGGAGGCCCGGCTGGAGCACCACCAATTATAGGTCGCGGCTTCGGCGAGGAAGCCGATCCCCTGGTACAAGCAATGATTTTGACCGCCATTGTGATTTCTATGGCGATGACGGCCTTTATTTTGACGCTGGCGTATCGGCAGTACCGCTACCGCACCGCTGACTTGATTGAAGACGACGTGGAAGATACTGCCATCGCGGCCCGCCCCACCACAGCCAGCGCTCAACCCGACCATGATGCCTCGGATGATCCTGAAACCGGGAAGATGACTGGGCAGGGTGATGTCTTTGGCCCGGTCAGCTTTGAGGCACCGGTAAAGGAGGCAGAGAAGAATGGCTGAGCTTATGCCCTACCTCATTCCTATGCCGATCATCTTGCCTGCGGTGGCGGCTGCTATCGCATTGTTACTCAGCAGGCACCCTTTTGGGCAGCGGGCCGTCGCCTTCCTTACCCTTCTGGCTCTCATTGCGCTCAATGGGGCGATGATCTGGTGGGTGGATATCGAAGGAGCACAAACCCTGCAAATAGGTGGCTGGGATGCACCCATTGGGATCACCCTAGTAGCTGACCGTCTGTCCACCATAATGCTCACGGTCAGCGCCATCGTCTTATTCTGCGTGGTGTGGTACGCCATTTCCCAGGGTATTAGGGATGGTGGTGACGATGAACCTGTCGCCGTCTTTCTCCCCACCTACCTACTCCTCAGTATGGGGGTGAACCTGTCATTCCTGTCCGGAGACTTATTTAACCTCTACGTTGGTTTTGAGATCTTCCTGGTAGCCAGCTATATTCTGCTCACTTTGGGAGCCTCCCCATCCCGAGTCCGCGCCGGCGTGGGTTACGTGATGGTCTCCATGGCAAGCTCGATGGTCTTCCTCTTTGCCCTCGCCCTGGTATATGCGTCGGTCGGAACTATGAACATGGCCCATATCGGCCTCAGAATGGAAGATATTCCTACCGGCACCCGAGCCGCCATCTTGGGCGTACTGCTGGTGGCTTTCGGCATTAAAGCTGCTGTTTTCCCCCTCGACGCCTGGCTGCCCGATAGCTACCCCACCGCCCCTTCCCTCGTAACCGCGGTCTTTGCCGGTTTACTCACCAAGGTAGGCGTCTATGCGATTATCCGCGTCCGCACCGTCATGTTCTACGATGGTTCCCTCGACGACCTGTTAATGGTGGTGGGCTTGGCCACCATGCTCATGGGTATTCTCGGCGCCATGGCCCAGGCAGATATTAAACGCTTACTGTCTTTTACCCTGGTCAGTCACATCGGTTACATGATTTTTGGCGTAGCACTCGGCTCACCTATGGGATTATCTGGCGCAATCTTCTACGCCATTCATCACATTCTGGTCCAGACCGCCTTATTCCTCGTCGTCGGGCTAATTGAGCGCCAAGCGGGAACCTCCTCGCTTCGCCGACTCGGCTCCTTGGCCTATATTTCCCCCGTCATCGCCATACTCTATTTCATCCCCGCCATTAACCTGGGTGGAATCCCACCCTTCTCCGGATTCATTGGCAAACTCATCCTCATTCAAGCCGGGGCACGAGAAGGCGGGATTTTATCTTGGCTGCTCATCGGAGGGGCCATAGCTACCAGTTTGCTCACCCTCTACACGATGATCCTGGTCTGGTCCAAAGGATTCTGGCGCGACCGGCGCGACGCCCCAGAAGGTGCGCTCGCCCTCGCCCGACCTGCACCCCTAGCTGAGGTCACGGATGAGGTCCAATTCTCCGACCGCGATGACGTCGGACGCATTCCCTTTGGGATGGTGGCATCCACCGCAACACTTGTTGCGGCCTCAGTAGCAGTCACCATTTTTGCCGGCCCCATCAGCGACATCACCACCCGCAGCGCAGACTCCGTCTCTGACCCAGCTCTCTACCGCTCCGCCGTGCTCGGCGACAACTGGGACCACCCCGGCCGCACCCTCACCCCAGAACGCCTCGATAACGGCGGCGATGCCCGCAAGGAGATAGCCCCATGATGTCCGGAATCAAACGGCGTTTCCAACCCTGGACCGTTCTTTTCCTCACCGCCATGTGGATTCTTCTCATGGGCCAGCTCACCTGGGGGAACCTCCTTGCCGGACTGGGAATAGCGTTAATCGTGGTCCTGGGATTACCCCTCCCAGCCATGCCGCTTGAAGGAATTACCATTAACTGGGGGGCTATTGTTCGGCTCGTCTTCCACTGGTGGGTAAACCTATTTCATGCCTCCATACAAGTAGCCTGGCTTGCGTTAAGACCCCACGCCCCACCCCCCACTGCCATTGTGCGCGCCCCCATGCGGGTCCAGTCCGACGCCATCTTGGCTCTAGCCGCTATGATGTACAACCTCCAACCCGGAGGAGCAATCACCGACATTGACATTGCAAATCGGATGCTGACGATCCACCTCCTAGACGCCCGAAATATTCCGCGGGAATTAGCCAGAGTTGAAAAACTAGAACAAAGCCTGATTCGCAGCTTTGAGAGAGTGTGATGACCGATGTTTAACGCCGTGCTACTCGTGTCCGGAATTCTATTTGCCCTATCATTTCTTCTCACTATGTGGCGGATCCTCATTGGGCCGAATTCCCTCGACCGGCTTCTAGGCTTAGATGGCCTCATTGCCATGATCCAGTGCATGTTCGCCACCCTCATCTGCTGGACCCTCGATACCACCATTGCCAATGCCATGATGGTGGTAGCGCTGCTAGGGTTTATCAGTTCTGTATCGGTAGCTAGATTCCGAAAGCGAGATGGCTCATGATTATTGATTTTATTTCTGGACTCATGATCCTCAGCGGTGCGATTCTCTGCTTCTCCGCGGCCGTCGGAGTCCACCGATTCCACGACACCCTTTCCACCATCCACGCAGTGACCAAACCCCAAACTACTGGACTAGTGCTAACTATCATCGGCTCTATTCTGCACGTCGTCGGCCACCCGGATTTCTCCCTCGCTCAACGCAGCGATGTGGGAATCATGGTGCTCCTAGTGTTCTTCGCCATGCTCACCAACCCGGTGACTGCTCAGCGCGTCGGAAGAATTACCCGTCGCGAAGGACTATACGGGGAAATGGAACGCAACGACGCACCTGCCAACCGCCCCGTGCGATCACATCGACGCCAATAATTCCGCACAGGTCATATCCACCACTGGCAGCCAACTGCCCGTTTCCTGCAGCATCTCTCGCTGCCGCTGATAAGCAGCGCCCTGCACTAAGATCTCCTCTACCTGATGCAATTCCTGGGTACAGCCAAACTCCTTCGCTGTGGGTTCAAGAAGCTCTACCAAGGAATACAATTCATCCTTCACCCAGGCCTCATTGGTAGCACGATCGGTGATAATCAAAGCATCCAAACCATAGCGAGCAGCACGCCACTTATTTTCCGTTAAATGCCAAGGTTGGAGACTCGGCAAAGCAGCAGGCCCCTCCTCCGACAATAAGCGGTCATAATAAATAACTAAGCAATGGGTTAGCGCTACCACTGCAGAAAGCTCATGCAGATTCGAGGGGGCGTCGGACACCCGAACCTCAATGGTGCCCCATTTACCGGCGGGGCGAATATCTAGATGCATACTGCCGGTGTGGTTGATTACTCCACTGCGGGACTGATCAACCATATAGGATTCCCATTCCTGCCAACTGCGCAATTGGGGTGGCATACCAGCCGTGGGAAGCTGCTGATACAGCATGGTGCGATTAGAGGCGTAGCCAGTATCAAGACCATCCCACCCAGGTGAACTGGCAGAAGGCGCCAAGAGATGAGGATATTTCGTCATCAGGGCATTGATGATAGGCCACACCCGGTCCTGATGGCTTACCCCCACGTGACAGTGCACCCCCCAGATGAGCATTTGGTTACCCCAGTAGCGAGTGCGCTCAATGATTTCTGTGTAATGTCCCTTTTCTGAGACCGGGTTTTCTCGGAAATCAGAAAAGGGATGTGAACCTGAAGACCATAACTTCACCCCCAATGAGGCCGCAGCCGTCTGAAGATCATGCACCCCTTGGCGCAACTGCGCTATGGCTTCTGGCGTGTTATAGCATACCCCCGTGACTAATTCCACGGTGTTTTGAAGAAATTCCCGCTCCAACTGAATATCGGTGGTCGTAGCGTTGATCAGATCAGCGGCGCGCGGCACCAAATCACGAGATTGAGGATCAATTAAAGCTAATTCCCACTCCACCCCTAAAGTAGGCTTCGCGGAAGCATTGAACTGCTGAGTCACAGAGAAGGCCTATTCACCAAAACAAGGGTTAAATCATCTGCCCCACGGGTATTGTCTGGGAGAAAAGAAGGGTCATATTCGGCAATCTCCCCACCAACCTGATTGGCAAGCTTGCGTGCGCTTTCTTCATGGCCAGGATGATAGAAGACCGTCGTTTTTTCTAGCTTCCGTTTCTCTTCCGGCAAGTTACCTACCACTCCCTTAGGAAATTCCCGGCTGAGCTTCTCAGAAATATCTTGAGCCAATTTAGGCTCAGTAGAGTTATTCAACACATTGAGCTTAGCAACCGCCGGTGCGGGAGCCGAGGACGCAACCTCAGAAGAGGGTGCCGGAGCCGGAGTTGCTACTGACGGAGACTGGGGCTGGGTAGGAGGGGGCGCTACGCTGCTCGAGGAAACAGCAGTAGTAGGGGCGGAAACGGATACAGCCTCATCATCTTTATCGCGAGAGATGAAAGCATAAACCCCCCACATCGCCAGAATCACGGCGATAGCGATAAACACCATGGCTAGTCCACGAAGGGGAAGTCGTCCACTGCGGTTATCTTGATCCTGAGTCACAGTTCCTACCTTAGCCGGTCCCGAATCCGACGCAGCCTCGCCACCAATGAAGGATAAGCGGCATGTGCTGCCGGATCATCGAGAAGTTGATTAAGCCGCTGATGATACCTTACCGGGTTCATCCCCAGCTCGCGCCTAATGAGTTCCTCTTTCGCTCCACGGCGTCGCGGCGCATTCTGCTCAAATTCCAGCATCTGCACCTCATCAGGCTCCAAATCTCGCATGTCTAAACTGTAGCCATGACAACTATCGGTGACCGCGTCGTGGTCCGACGCCGCAACGGCAACCACTTGAGCGACATTATCGGCCACGTTATTAGTCTTGATCCACTCGTGATCCGCCCCCAAAAAGTGGGTGGGCTACCCTCCAATACGCCGGCCATCTCCATACCAGCAGAAGACATCCAGATTATTCGACGCCTCTCCCCACGCCGCGTGCGCAACTCTGAAATCCGTGAGCTTGAACGCTTAACTGCAATGGCGTTTCCCGGTACCCACCACCAATGGAGCTCCAACGGGCAGTGGCTGATGCGCGCTGGCCACGGAATTACCGAAAGATCAAACTCCGCAGCCCCCCTTGGGCCTAGCGTCCTGTATGACCAACTTCCCATCAAAGAACTGCACGCCTTCTATCACCAACACGGATTACCAATGCAGATCCTCATTCCGGATCGCATAGCACCACGTCTTAGCCCGCAACAATGGGACATCGGGCCAGATATCCTGGTAATGACCACCCTCATTGGGGAAGAAGATTGGCCAGAAGTGCCAGAATTCCGAGTACATCGGCGTCCCCCGGACTACTGGCTCAGCCTTTATGAATTCCGTGGACAAGCCTTGCCTGAAGACGATGGGCTACTCGAAGGAACCGCCTATTACGTGGACTTAGCAGGGAAAGCAATTGCCCGACTGCATATATTGGATGGGTATGTGGGGATCTCCGGGGTAAACGTCGGGCCCGAATGGCGACGACAAGGGCTGGGACGCGTACTTGGGCAGGGTATCTTAGCCTGGGCAGCGCGAAAGGGAGCGTCGCACGCATATCTTCAGGTACTCGAGAGCAATTCCGCTGGGCGAAAACTCTATGAATCCTTGGGATTTATTGAGCACCATCGGCACCGATATGCGCGGTGGCGCTAAGGTAGTGGCCATGCGCATTGCCACCTGGAATGTAAATTCGGCGCGGGCCCGAGCGGATCGGGTTGTAGAATTTGTGCAACGCCACAGCATTGATGTTCTCCTCATGCAAGAAACCAAATGCAAGGATGAACAATTTCCCCGAGAACAATTTCAGGAACTGGGATACGACAGCGCACATCACGGACTCAACCAATGGAATGGGGTGGCAATACTATCGCGGATCGGAATCAGTGATATTTCCACCGAATTTCCTGGCCAACCCGGCGGAGAAGCCCGCGCCATTGGTGCTACCTGTGGGCCGCTGCGGTGCTGGAGCCTTTATATCCCCAACGGTCGAGCCATCTCCGCCCCCCACTACCACTACAAACTGCACTGGCTGCAGGAATTATCCCATGCGGTCTCCGACACCCTGCGCCACAACCCGCAACTACCACTCCTTCTTAGCGGAGACTTCAATATCGCCCCAACCGATGAGGACGTGTGGGACCGCGCACTATTTGAAGGACGAACCCACGTCACCGAACCTGAACGCGCCGCACTAGGAAAGCTCCTCGATAGTGGCTTAACCGACCTATGCCCCCAATCCGGGTGGACATACTGGGACTATAAGGGCGGACGCTTTCATAAAGATGAAGGAATGAGGATTGACTTCCATCTGGGAAGCAGCGGGCTTGTCAGAAACGTCCGCCACAGCATGGTAGACCGCGAAGAACGCGAAGGTCGCGGCGCAAGTGACCACGCTCCCCTCATTGTGGAAGTAGCGCTGTGAACTTTGATACCTGGCAGCTTTTGGGGCTGATGCTAGATTATGGCATCAAGATCATTGCGGTGGGCTTTGTTCCAGAAGGCCGCCGCCCAAGCTCCTCAACCGCCTGGTTATTAGCGATCCTCTTGATCCCCATTGTGGGATTGCCGCTCTTCCTCCTCATGGGCAGCCCCTACATCAACCGGCGCCGCCACCGCATCCAGCAAGAAGCAACACTGATGATCGAAGACGTCCAGGCCGATGTTCCAGATCATCCCCAAGGGCACTCCTTTCAAGCGGAAATTGCCAGCATTCTCCACATGAATCGACGTCTCACCGGAATGCCAGCGGTACGCTGCGACCATCATGGAATCCATACTGACTATGATGAAGCCCTTCGCGCCATGGCACGCGCTATTGACCGCGCAAAAAAATATGTGCACCTCCAGATTTACATCACTACCTGGGATGACACTACTGACGTCGTATTCCAAGCGCTATCCCGTGCCGTTGACCGTGGCATCAAGGTGCGGCTACTTTTTGACCATGTCGGAAGCTGGAAATATCCTGGCTACTGGAAAATAGGCCGACGCCTCACCGCAGCCGGCATCGACTGGCGTGTCATGCTGCCCTTGCAGCCCTGGAAGGGGCGCTTCCGACGGCCCGATCTGCGAAACCACCGTAAATTCCTGGTCGTTGATGGACAACGGGCGTTTATGGGATCCCAAAACCTCATTGACCGCAGCTATCTCACCCGCACCAACGTCCGAAATCACCGGCAGTGGGTCGATATCATGACTGAAATTAGCGGACCCATTGTTACTTCACTGGAACTGATCTTTGCTATCGACTGGTACAGCGAAACCGGTGAAACCATCAACGTGCAGCCCCCACGCAACGCGCCACCCCTTCCTCACAGCACTCCAAATATCGCGCAACTTGTCCCCTCGGGGCCTGGTTATACTACAGAACCGAATTTGAGAATGTTTAC
This genomic interval from Corynebacterium poyangense contains the following:
- a CDS encoding acetyl-CoA acetyltransferase, producing the protein MLTTTSIDPLQRRFGGDIHLPLGFKEEAREMDWELFTTIYSPTPSVRITQLQQWGENFHAELICSSKTHPTRHLHREVRAHGPISACTQFLGDLGRYVEIQSFHQREIFSATVTMLKVRHQYLRKTAWAIGFGANPENSIATAMSCAAERIHS
- a CDS encoding Na+/H+ antiporter subunit A — translated: MMILLGALALAAILAPTLVRVCGRPAFGLLALVPGSGFLWILSLFFSGTFTQGGHITTQISWLPQFHLDLNFRLDSLAALFSLIILGIGALVLLYCWGYFDSNPLRLSLFGGQMVAFATAMFGLVTSNSLLLMYIFWEITSVLSFLLVGYYGERASSRRSAGQALMITALGGLVMLVGIVLLGRQTGIWLLSDIPLYQHWEFTPRIAAAVALILCGAISKSAIAPAHFWLPGAMAAPTPVSAYLHSAAMVKAGIYLVARLAPDFNVVASWHVVLIPLGVFTMLLGGWMALKQRDLKLILAYGTVSQLGFIISVMAIGSAEAIQAGLALTFAHSLFKATLFMVVGAIDHSTGTRDITQLAGLGRAQPLLSTCAALAAASMAGIPLLFGFIAKETALDAVLHETLLTGMPGNLMLVGLVLGSMLTMAYSLYFLYGAFAKKGQEEPSDAVKNLHPAGPLLWLPPAVLTVLSLGFGLYPRPLSLGLDAHLGSVFPQQTTHTLALWHGFNIPLLLSAVIIAGGAIMFWQRDFLRRFQFELPGLGSADSAYDATLDFLRNLSLRITASTQRGSLTINLGIIFLVLSLLPLSALILGHRPEVRMMLWDTPWQSVLALTIVVVSIGAAVSQNRLSGVILVGVTGYCMAMIFALHGAPDLALTQTLVETIVMVVFMLVLRKLPTEAQWRGEPRSNRARAWLSILVGVCVTTLALHAISSRVEQPIATDIPTLAKDIGHGDNAVNVLLVDIRSWDTFGEITVLVIAAIGVASLIYRGQSFARPSRRPTLRVANRRWLAGQVGGEKVRNRSLMVDVATRLLFPAMMVLSIYFFFAGHNAPGGGFAGGLVAALAFTLRYLAGGREELEEALPIDAGKLLGSGLIISALAAIWPMTLGYPPLTSKVWDVELPLIGDLHIASALLFDLGVYLIVIGLILHILRSLGGQLDRDEEMRRQRARDRAKSMRQEGELNRGR
- a CDS encoding Na(+)/H(+) antiporter subunit C codes for the protein MVANLFLLIAAGAMFSAGVYLILDRAMTKMMLGLLLMGNGANLLILQAGGPAGAPPIIGRGFGEEADPLVQAMILTAIVISMAMTAFILTLAYRQYRYRTADLIEDDVEDTAIAARPTTASAQPDHDASDDPETGKMTGQGDVFGPVSFEAPVKEAEKNG
- a CDS encoding Na+/H+ antiporter subunit D, which produces MAELMPYLIPMPIILPAVAAAIALLLSRHPFGQRAVAFLTLLALIALNGAMIWWVDIEGAQTLQIGGWDAPIGITLVADRLSTIMLTVSAIVLFCVVWYAISQGIRDGGDDEPVAVFLPTYLLLSMGVNLSFLSGDLFNLYVGFEIFLVASYILLTLGASPSRVRAGVGYVMVSMASSMVFLFALALVYASVGTMNMAHIGLRMEDIPTGTRAAILGVLLVAFGIKAAVFPLDAWLPDSYPTAPSLVTAVFAGLLTKVGVYAIIRVRTVMFYDGSLDDLLMVVGLATMLMGILGAMAQADIKRLLSFTLVSHIGYMIFGVALGSPMGLSGAIFYAIHHILVQTALFLVVGLIERQAGTSSLRRLGSLAYISPVIAILYFIPAINLGGIPPFSGFIGKLILIQAGAREGGILSWLLIGGAIATSLLTLYTMILVWSKGFWRDRRDAPEGALALARPAPLAEVTDEVQFSDRDDVGRIPFGMVASTATLVAASVAVTIFAGPISDITTRSADSVSDPALYRSAVLGDNWDHPGRTLTPERLDNGGDARKEIAP
- a CDS encoding Na+/H+ antiporter subunit E, translated to MMSGIKRRFQPWTVLFLTAMWILLMGQLTWGNLLAGLGIALIVVLGLPLPAMPLEGITINWGAIVRLVFHWWVNLFHASIQVAWLALRPHAPPPTAIVRAPMRVQSDAILALAAMMYNLQPGGAITDIDIANRMLTIHLLDARNIPRELARVEKLEQSLIRSFERV
- a CDS encoding monovalent cation/H+ antiporter complex subunit F, with the protein product MFNAVLLVSGILFALSFLLTMWRILIGPNSLDRLLGLDGLIAMIQCMFATLICWTLDTTIANAMMVVALLGFISSVSVARFRKRDGS
- a CDS encoding monovalent cation/H(+) antiporter subunit G, whose protein sequence is MIIDFISGLMILSGAILCFSAAVGVHRFHDTLSTIHAVTKPQTTGLVLTIIGSILHVVGHPDFSLAQRSDVGIMVLLVFFAMLTNPVTAQRVGRITRREGLYGEMERNDAPANRPVRSHRRQ
- a CDS encoding glutamate--cysteine ligase yields the protein MTQQFNASAKPTLGVEWELALIDPQSRDLVPRAADLINATTTDIQLEREFLQNTVELVTGVCYNTPEAIAQLRQGVHDLQTAAASLGVKLWSSGSHPFSDFRENPVSEKGHYTEIIERTRYWGNQMLIWGVHCHVGVSHQDRVWPIINALMTKYPHLLAPSASSPGWDGLDTGYASNRTMLYQQLPTAGMPPQLRSWQEWESYMVDQSRSGVINHTGSMHLDIRPAGKWGTIEVRVSDAPSNLHELSAVVALTHCLVIYYDRLLSEEGPAALPSLQPWHLTENKWRAARYGLDALIITDRATNEAWVKDELYSLVELLEPTAKEFGCTQELHQVEEILVQGAAYQRQREMLQETGSWLPVVDMTCAELLASM
- a CDS encoding LytR C-terminal domain-containing protein; this translates as MTQDQDNRSGRLPLRGLAMVFIAIAVILAMWGVYAFISRDKDDEAVSVSAPTTAVSSSSVAPPPTQPQSPSVATPAPAPSSEVASSAPAPAVAKLNVLNNSTEPKLAQDISEKLSREFPKGVVGNLPEEKRKLEKTTVFYHPGHEESARKLANQVGGEIAEYDPSFLPDNTRGADDLTLVLVNRPSL
- a CDS encoding DUF3263 domain-containing protein; this translates as MRDLEPDEVQMLEFEQNAPRRRGAKEELIRRELGMNPVRYHQRLNQLLDDPAAHAAYPSLVARLRRIRDRLR
- a CDS encoding N-acetylglutamate synthase, CG3035 family, which encodes MTTIGDRVVVRRRNGNHLSDIIGHVISLDPLVIRPQKVGGLPSNTPAISIPAEDIQIIRRLSPRRVRNSEIRELERLTAMAFPGTHHQWSSNGQWLMRAGHGITERSNSAAPLGPSVLYDQLPIKELHAFYHQHGLPMQILIPDRIAPRLSPQQWDIGPDILVMTTLIGEEDWPEVPEFRVHRRPPDYWLSLYEFRGQALPEDDGLLEGTAYYVDLAGKAIARLHILDGYVGISGVNVGPEWRRQGLGRVLGQGILAWAARKGASHAYLQVLESNSAGRKLYESLGFIEHHRHRYARWR
- a CDS encoding exodeoxyribonuclease III → MRIATWNVNSARARADRVVEFVQRHSIDVLLMQETKCKDEQFPREQFQELGYDSAHHGLNQWNGVAILSRIGISDISTEFPGQPGGEARAIGATCGPLRCWSLYIPNGRAISAPHYHYKLHWLQELSHAVSDTLRHNPQLPLLLSGDFNIAPTDEDVWDRALFEGRTHVTEPERAALGKLLDSGLTDLCPQSGWTYWDYKGGRFHKDEGMRIDFHLGSSGLVRNVRHSMVDREEREGRGASDHAPLIVEVAL